The genomic DNA TGATGTTACGATAACGGATTTGGTTGAAACCGCCGGTTATTTGAAAGAAGGAAGGGCGAGAAGAGATGAAATTGTTAGCCATTGAATGGAAACCAAAGGTGAATTTAAAGGGTAGGGATTTTTTGACGTTATCTGATTTTTCAACAGAAGAGATTTGGTATCTGCTTCATTTGGCCCTGGAGCTAAAAACCCTGCAAAAGGAAGGGAAGGAGTATAAGCCCCTTCTTGGAAAGACGTTAGGTATGATTTTTGAGAAATCATCGACAAGAACCCGGGTTTCCTTTGAAGTGGCGATGTATCAGTTGGGGGGGCAAGGGCTGTTTTTGAGCAGCAGCGACATTCAATTGGGCCGCGGAGAAACCATTGGAGATACGGCCCAGGTTCTTTCCCGCTATGTAGACGGGATCATGATTCGGACCTTTGCCCATAAAAAAGTGGTGGAACTGGCCAGATATGCGACAGTGCCTGTGATTAACGGTCTAACGGATTCCTTTCATCCCTGCCAGGTGTTGGCAGATCTGCTCACCATCTATGAAATAAAGGGAGCTCTTAAAGGGTTGAAATTGGCTTTTATCGGAGATGGAAATAATATGTCCCATTCCCTTCTTATCGGCGGGGCAAAAATGGGGATGGATATTGCAGTTGCTTCCCCTGAGGGTTACGCCCCTGACGATCAGGTGGTAAAATTGGCAAAAGATATTGCGAAATCAACGGGCAGTCAAATTGTCATTACCACTGAGCCAGTGGAGGCTGTTGCAGATGCCGATGTGATATATACCGATGTATGGGCTAGCATGGGTCAGGAAGCCGAACAGAAGGAAAGGGAGAAGGTATTTCCTCCCTATCAGGTGAATGAAGAATTGGTATCCTATGCCAAGGAGGACTACATTTTTCTACACTGCTTACCTGCCCATCGTGGAGAAGAGGTCTCAAGCGAGATTATCGACGGGGAACATTCCGTGATATTTGATGAAGCGGAAAACAGGCTCCATGCCCAAAAGGCGATTTTAACCGCGTTAATGGGATAAGGCAACTTCATATAGAGCTATTGCATTTTTATTCTGTATGGTGCATAATGTCATTTATTATGAAATTTCATGAATTATGGACGGAACTAAAGATTTTATTAAGGACAGCCTTCGAGTTTGTACTCAGCGAAGGGGATAAAGAACGGAAATTAGTCCTCTTCATATCAATTTGTGACCCTGCGGGTCATAGATGTTTAGTTCCGCTTCTATAGTGGAAAGGAAGAGTTTTATGAGCAAGGAAAAAATTGTTCTTGCCTATTCCGGTGGCTTGGACACTTCCGTTATCTTAGCATGGCTGAAAGAAGCCTACGATGCAGAAATCATTGCATTTACGGCTGATATAGGACAGAAAGAGGAATTGGAAGGACTTGAAGAAAAAGCGCTGCGCACCGGTGCAAGGAAGGTGTATATTGAGGATCTTCGTGAGGAATTTGCTCGGGACTTCATTTATCCTATGTTTCAGGCAGGGGCGCTCTATGAGGGCCAGTATTTGCTCGGCACAAGCATTGCTCGCCCGTTGATCGCCAAGCGGATGGTTGAAATTGCCCGAGCCGAGGGGGCAACTGCAATTGCACACGGTGCAACTGGTAAAGGAAACGACCAAGTGCGTTTTGAGCTGACGGCAGCTGCTCTAGCCCCGGAGTTAAAGGTTATTGCGCCGTGGCGCATTGAGGCCTTTCGTGAGCAATTTCCCGGAAGAGCAGAAATGATTGCCTATGCCGAGGAGCATGGCATTCCGGTAAAGGCAACGGTAGAAAAACCATATTCTATGGACCGTAATTTGTTGCACATTAGCTATGAGAGTGGCATCCTTGAGGATCCGTGGATTGATGCGAGTGGAGAGTCGATGCGTGATATGTATGTATTAAGCGTATCCCCCGAAGAAGCGCCGGATCAGCCGGAATATATAGAATTGGACTTTGAGCAGGGCAATTGTGTAGGCATTAACGGAGAGAGGATGACGCCTCTGCAGGTCATGGAAAAGTTGAAT from Microaerobacter geothermalis includes the following:
- a CDS encoding argininosuccinate synthase — its product is MSKEKIVLAYSGGLDTSVILAWLKEAYDAEIIAFTADIGQKEELEGLEEKALRTGARKVYIEDLREEFARDFIYPMFQAGALYEGQYLLGTSIARPLIAKRMVEIARAEGATAIAHGATGKGNDQVRFELTAAALAPELKVIAPWRIEAFREQFPGRAEMIAYAEEHGIPVKATVEKPYSMDRNLLHISYESGILEDPWIDASGESMRDMYVLSVSPEEAPDQPEYIELDFEQGNCVGINGERMTPLQVMEKLNELGGRHGIGRVDMVENRFVGMKSRGVYETPGGTILFVAHRKIESLTMDREVMHLRDSLIPRYSTLVYNGFWFAPERLAIQALVAESQRNVTGTVRLKLYKGNVIAAGLKSPVSLYNPNIATMEADPTQAYDQSDATGFIRLNALRLKVSSGVAQNK
- the argF gene encoding ornithine carbamoyltransferase, with amino-acid sequence MKLLAIEWKPKVNLKGRDFLTLSDFSTEEIWYLLHLALELKTLQKEGKEYKPLLGKTLGMIFEKSSTRTRVSFEVAMYQLGGQGLFLSSSDIQLGRGETIGDTAQVLSRYVDGIMIRTFAHKKVVELARYATVPVINGLTDSFHPCQVLADLLTIYEIKGALKGLKLAFIGDGNNMSHSLLIGGAKMGMDIAVASPEGYAPDDQVVKLAKDIAKSTGSQIVITTEPVEAVADADVIYTDVWASMGQEAEQKEREKVFPPYQVNEELVSYAKEDYIFLHCLPAHRGEEVSSEIIDGEHSVIFDEAENRLHAQKAILTALMG